A DNA window from Hydractinia symbiolongicarpus strain clone_291-10 chromosome 6, HSymV2.1, whole genome shotgun sequence contains the following coding sequences:
- the LOC130648023 gene encoding uncharacterized transporter BU466-like — protein sequence MPTKTTKINDEELKNWRIKRHRTFIAFTLQNACAGMEYSLTFMTLWLYLEETLKASHLKLFYGLVSAAYSAAQISSSIIVGHIFDKYRNVSMVFLIGNSLIVTGNIIYAIPYSPWNLLVGRLISGVGGCHRPIMTSELTRSYPPDELSSKFSTMGMAFALGFILGPGINFVFLKADFFIGPLHVTYTNAPACSLAIIFLLSQMLAIYLVSDLSKEFDLKEHETEIAQCAAGTVADEENERLLSKDHMVKDINSLRVLVQLLKQTDTLIILLFSFLIMYCMISFDLWQPLAIVKLMRWGMFELNSILFGHGIAAVAVLLLITYRPFSDRSIVYVSWICCLFVMLILIMYAVLAVYNLNQILNIVSWTFYALLFAVVVIFDEVFLIGAMARMTSSRAQAFTESIRLAFSRSGAIIALLTAAMSFTQLEYVCVCLAILTYLGFLVLVWRRKSLQNPVIIIS from the coding sequence atgccaacaaaaacaACCAAAATCAACGACGAGGAACTTAAGAATTGGCGTATCAAAAGACATCgtacatttattgcatttactcTCCAAAATGCATGCGCCGGAATGGAATATTCTTTGACATTTATGACTTTATGGTTGTACCTTGAAGAAACGCTAAAAGCTTCTCATCTGAAACTATTCTATGGTCTAGTTTCAGCAGCTTATTCAGCGGCCCAAATCTCATCTTCAATTATAGTTGGACACATTTTTGATAAGTACAGAAATGTATCCATGGTGTTTCTGATTGGAAATTCTTTGATTGTGACTGGAAATATAATTTATGCTATACCATACTCCCCCTGGAATCTACTTGTAGGTAGGCTAATTTCAGGGGTAGGAGGCTGTCATCGACCTATTATGACGAGTGAATTGACCAGATCATACCCACCCGACGAGCTATCATCAAAGTTTTCTACAATGGGAATGGCATTTGCGCTTGGATTTATTCTAGGTCCAGgaataaattttgtgtttttaaaagcagATTTTTTCATTGGGCCGTTACACGTCACCTATACAAATGCTCCTGCTTGCAGCTTGGCAATCATCTTCCTATTAAGCCAAATGTTAGCGATATATTTAGTAAGTGACTTGTCGAAAGAGTTTGATTTGAAGGAGCACGAAACAGAGATTGCACAATGCGCAGCTGGAACTGTGGCAGATGAAGAAAACGAGCGCCTGCTTTCAAAGGATCATATGGTGAAAGACATAAATTCCCTTCGTGTACTTGTTCAACTCTTAAAGCAAACAGACACATTAATCATTCTGCTATTCTCATTTCTTATCATGTACTGCATGATTTCATTTGATCTATGGCAACCGCTAGCAATAGTAAAACTGATGCGTTGGGGTATGTTTGAACTCAACTCTATTTTATTTGGGCATGGTATAGCTGCAGTGGCTGTTCTACTACTGATAACATATCGACCGTTTAGTGATCGTTCAATTGTCTACGTGAGTTGGATTTGTTGTCTATTCGTGATGCTGATTCTGATTATGTATGCTGTGCTAGCAGTATACAACTTAAACCAAATCCTAAACATTGTATCATGGACTTTTTATGCTTTACTCTTTGcggttgttgttatttttgatgAGGTATTTCTAATTGGTGCTATGGCAAGAATGACTAGTTCACGTGCGCAAGCGTTTACAGAGAGTATACGATTAGCATTTTCGCGTTCAGGAGCAATAATAGCGTTATTGACAGCTGCCATGTCCTTTACACAACTGGAGTACGTGTGCGTCTGTCTAGCTATTTTGACGTATTTGGGATTCTTAGTGTTGGTGTGGAGACGAAAGTCGCTGCAAAATCCTGTTATTATAATTAGTTAG